The Desulfobacterales bacterium genome contains a region encoding:
- a CDS encoding sigma 54-interacting transcriptional regulator: MQTEKKLEKRIAFEMMIAAISEQAVLFDNLQVFLDSSLKRMGSILDVSRIFIFTHQTMSDTFSCICEWAAKGVLTLKALDELTITIPWGMQQMKEGRIINLKNALNCPGAQFRDRMIAGKIKSTLNVPLFIKKDFYGFMGFDECRYNRQWIDEDLHILSTAAQIITKAIENKMYEEDLEKHRSRLESIFSSVQDGIVTVDAEMNVIEANKAVELICGIKTISDRPFTDCANECNQSCVEVLRKTLKTRKTIRDCQIECGHRGKKQLVTKVTCSPLLNKSGLFSGAVMVIRDITRIVYLEKELKGRDHFHNIIGKSEKMQKIYNLLEMLADHGTTVMISGGSGTGKELIAKALHYAGARANGPYVTVNCSALSENLLESELFGHVKGAFTGADRDKIGRFEAAEGGTILLDEIGDISQQLQVKLLRVLQEREFERVGESKPRKVNVRVVTSTNRNMKELVKKGLFREDLYFRLNVFEIELPPLCERYDDIPLLIKHFFNIFNKSYKKNISGVSNEVLKAFMNYSWPGNIRELEHVIERAFVFCQNQTIEIEHIPSEIRNYVGAENKSCEKRGDNDLEQVMKALQQTDWNISKAARLLGISRWTMYRRCQAYNISRPNRDCPPPSSGFPSAA, encoded by the coding sequence ATGCAGACTGAAAAAAAACTTGAAAAACGAATTGCCTTTGAAATGATGATAGCCGCCATATCGGAGCAGGCAGTGTTGTTCGATAATCTGCAGGTTTTTTTGGATTCATCTCTGAAACGCATGGGAAGCATTTTAGATGTAAGTCGCATCTTTATTTTTACACACCAAACCATGTCTGATACGTTTTCTTGTATTTGCGAATGGGCTGCGAAGGGAGTGTTGACACTAAAAGCCCTTGATGAGCTGACAATCACCATTCCATGGGGCATGCAGCAGATGAAGGAAGGCCGGATTATTAATTTGAAAAATGCCCTGAATTGCCCCGGAGCTCAATTCAGGGATAGAATGATAGCCGGAAAAATCAAATCCACTTTAAACGTCCCGCTGTTTATTAAAAAAGATTTTTACGGCTTTATGGGATTTGATGAATGTCGATATAACCGGCAATGGATAGATGAGGATTTGCATATCCTGTCCACTGCAGCTCAAATCATAACCAAGGCAATTGAAAACAAGATGTATGAAGAGGATCTGGAGAAACATCGCAGCCGTCTGGAGTCTATTTTCAGCAGTGTTCAGGACGGCATTGTCACGGTGGATGCCGAAATGAACGTGATTGAGGCAAACAAGGCCGTTGAACTTATCTGCGGGATCAAGACCATTAGCGATCGACCATTTACCGATTGCGCAAATGAATGCAATCAGTCGTGTGTTGAAGTTTTGCGAAAAACCTTAAAAACCCGGAAAACCATACGGGATTGCCAGATCGAATGCGGGCACCGCGGCAAGAAGCAACTGGTTACCAAGGTCACCTGCTCCCCGTTGTTGAACAAATCCGGCCTGTTCTCTGGGGCTGTCATGGTTATCCGTGATATTACCCGGATTGTTTATCTCGAGAAGGAATTGAAGGGACGAGACCATTTTCACAACATCATCGGAAAAAGTGAAAAAATGCAGAAAATTTATAACCTCTTAGAGATGCTGGCCGATCATGGCACGACAGTTATGATTTCGGGCGGAAGCGGTACGGGAAAGGAGCTGATCGCCAAAGCCCTGCACTATGCCGGTGCCAGAGCAAACGGACCGTATGTAACCGTCAATTGTTCGGCCCTTTCTGAAAATCTTCTGGAAAGCGAGCTGTTCGGACATGTCAAAGGGGCTTTTACCGGTGCCGACAGAGATAAAATCGGTCGTTTTGAGGCAGCTGAAGGTGGTACGATTCTGCTGGATGAAATCGGCGATATCTCCCAACAGCTACAGGTAAAACTGTTAAGGGTGTTGCAGGAAAGGGAGTTTGAGCGGGTCGGGGAATCAAAACCGAGGAAGGTGAACGTACGAGTCGTCACATCGACCAACCGTAACATGAAGGAACTCGTAAAAAAGGGGCTGTTTCGTGAGGATCTTTACTTTCGACTCAACGTGTTTGAAATCGAACTTCCGCCATTGTGCGAACGGTATGATGATATACCACTGCTGATAAAACATTTTTTCAACATTTTTAACAAAAGTTACAAAAAAAACATTTCAGGCGTATCGAATGAGGTGTTGAAGGCCTTTATGAACTATTCCTGGCCGGGAAATATCCGCGAATTGGAACACGTCATCGAAAGAGCCTTTGTATTTTGCCAGAATCAGACGATTGAAATCGAGCATATTCCATCTGAAATCAGAAATTATGTCGGCGCCGAAAACAAATCTTGCGAAAAACGCGGTGATAATGACCTTGAGCAGGTCATGAAGGCCCTGCAACAGACAGATTGGAATATTTCAAAGGCGGCGCGGCTGCTGGGGATCAGTCGCTGGACCATGTATCGAAGGTGCCAGGCCTACAATATTAGCAGACCGAACAGAGATTGCCCCCCCCCCTCCTCAGGCTTCCCCTCCGCTGCATGA
- the argF gene encoding ornithine carbamoyltransferase yields MAFNLRNRHFLKLLDFTPKEIKFLLNLSLDLKKAKYAGIEQPRLSGKNIALIFEKASTRTRCAFEVAAYDQGAKVTYLGPTGSQIGKKESMKDTARVLGQMYDGIEYRGFGQSIVEELARYAGVPVWNGLTNEYHPTQVLADFLTMMEYSDKPLSQVKFAYMGDARNNMGNSLLIGAAKMGMDFRSVAPKGVQTNANLVATATDIAKKTGAKITVTDDVEEGVKGCDFLYSDVWVSMGEPDDVWKQRIELLKPYQVNQRAMELTGNKDVKYMHCLPAFHNRQTIIGEEIYQKFGMDGMEVTEEVFESEAAIVFDEAENRIHTIKAVMVATLGS; encoded by the coding sequence ATGGCATTTAACCTAAGAAACCGACATTTTTTAAAACTTCTGGATTTTACTCCTAAAGAAATTAAATTTCTGCTGAATTTATCTTTGGATCTGAAAAAAGCAAAGTATGCCGGGATTGAGCAGCCCCGACTGAGCGGTAAAAATATCGCACTGATTTTTGAAAAGGCTTCCACCCGTACCCGTTGCGCTTTTGAAGTGGCCGCCTATGATCAGGGCGCGAAGGTTACCTATCTGGGACCCACCGGCTCTCAGATTGGAAAAAAAGAATCCATGAAAGACACGGCCCGGGTGTTGGGTCAAATGTATGACGGCATCGAATACCGTGGATTCGGCCAGAGCATCGTAGAAGAACTGGCACGATATGCCGGCGTACCGGTCTGGAACGGTCTGACCAATGAATATCACCCCACACAGGTGCTGGCCGATTTTCTGACCATGATGGAATATTCCGATAAACCCCTGAGCCAGGTCAAATTCGCCTACATGGGCGATGCGCGAAACAACATGGGAAATTCTCTTTTAATCGGAGCTGCCAAGATGGGTATGGACTTTCGATCCGTGGCACCCAAAGGGGTTCAGACCAATGCGAATCTGGTTGCAACAGCAACCGATATCGCCAAAAAGACCGGCGCGAAAATCACGGTGACCGACGATGTTGAGGAAGGCGTCAAGGGGTGTGACTTTCTCTACTCGGATGTCTGGGTATCCATGGGAGAGCCGGACGATGTTTGGAAGCAGCGGATCGAACTGCTCAAGCCTTACCAGGTCAACCAGCGGGCCATGGAACTGACCGGAAATAAAGACGTCAAATACATGCACTGCCTGCCGGCTTTTCATAACCGTCAGACCATCATCGGCGAAGAAATTTATCAGAAATTCGGGATGGATGGCATGGAAGTGACCGAAGAGGTGTTTGAGTCCGAAGCGGCTATCGTGTTTGACGAAGCCGAAAACCGCATCCACACGATCAAGGCCGTCATGGTAGCCACGCTGGGCAGCTGA
- the arcC gene encoding carbamate kinase, which yields MSTKPILLIALGGNALIQKGQSGSAEQQFENLKLPMQVIARLSKEYSIVITHGNGPQVGNLLLQQESCSEVPKMPLEVIGAQSQGQIGYMIESTLDSALMEEGISDRFFCTLLTYTVVDKNDPLFQNPTKPIGPFYTEEEAAKLPYRMVQTDKGPRRVVASPKPVTIVEHREIKKLLDMDFIVICCGGGGIPVIREGRKFSGVDAVIDKDLASSKLAEQINADKFIIASDIEGAAIYWGKPQQQILKKVSLADMNRYTAEGHFPPGSMGPKVEAVTNFVKGTGKKGVICKLSDIELAVAGKAGTEVSK from the coding sequence ATGTCTACCAAACCCATATTACTCATAGCGCTTGGCGGCAATGCCCTGATTCAAAAAGGACAGTCCGGATCCGCTGAGCAGCAGTTCGAAAACCTGAAACTGCCGATGCAGGTGATCGCTCGGCTGTCAAAAGAATACAGCATTGTCATCACCCACGGAAACGGTCCTCAGGTGGGCAACCTCCTTTTACAGCAGGAAAGCTGTAGCGAAGTGCCGAAGATGCCGCTGGAAGTGATCGGCGCCCAGAGCCAGGGCCAGATTGGTTATATGATCGAATCGACTCTGGATTCGGCGCTGATGGAAGAAGGCATCTCGGATCGGTTTTTCTGCACCCTTCTCACCTATACGGTCGTGGATAAAAACGATCCTCTGTTCCAGAATCCCACCAAACCCATCGGGCCGTTTTACACCGAGGAAGAGGCCGCCAAGCTGCCTTATAGGATGGTCCAGACTGATAAGGGCCCTCGCCGCGTGGTGGCCTCTCCCAAGCCGGTGACCATCGTGGAGCATCGGGAGATTAAAAAGCTTCTGGATATGGATTTTATCGTAATCTGCTGCGGCGGTGGCGGAATACCGGTTATTCGCGAAGGCAGAAAGTTCAGCGGCGTGGATGCGGTGATCGACAAGGATCTGGCTAGTTCCAAACTGGCCGAGCAGATTAATGCAGATAAATTCATCATCGCCTCTGACATCGAAGGGGCCGCTATTTACTGGGGCAAACCCCAACAGCAAATTTTAAAAAAGGTTTCACTGGCCGACATGAACCGTTATACGGCGGAGGGTCATTTCCCGCCAGGTTCCATGGGACCGAAAGTCGAAGCGGTGACAAACTTTGTCAAGGGAACCGGGAAAAAAGGCGTCATTTGTAAGTTAAGCGACATCGAACTGGCCGTTGCAGGTAAGGCCGGCACCGAAGTCAGCAAATAG
- a CDS encoding cyclic 2,3-diphosphoglycerate synthase, with translation MAKRNVLIIGAAGRDFHNFNTFYRDNELYNVVAFTAAQIPDIDGRKYPAELAGKLYPAGIPIFAEQELEKLIKELAVDDCVFAYSDVKNQYVMNMSSRVNGAGASFYLIGPKDTQIKSTKPVISVCAVRTGCGKSQTSRRVIEILMEKGLKVVAIRHPMPYGDLVKQKVMRFAKVSDLKKNNCTVEEMEEYEPHVVRGNVIYSGVDYEAIIRAAEKDPDGCDVILWDGGNNDFPFYQSDLHVTVVDPHRPGHELTYYPGTATLRMSDVVVINKIDSADAADIQTVRKNIAAIAPKAVVIDAASTLDIDDPSVVKGKRVLVVEDGPTLTHGEMKIGAGTVAALKFGAAELVDPRPYTVGRLAETFKIYPNIGALLPAMGYGAEQLKDLETTINNTECDAVIIGTPIDLNRIIKIKKPNTRVYYNLQEIGRPDMAGVLEEFVKKQKLV, from the coding sequence ATGGCAAAACGAAACGTACTGATTATCGGCGCAGCCGGTAGAGATTTTCACAATTTCAATACTTTTTATCGGGATAACGAGCTGTATAACGTCGTTGCGTTTACTGCAGCTCAGATTCCGGACATCGACGGACGGAAGTATCCGGCGGAACTTGCCGGCAAACTGTATCCGGCCGGAATTCCAATCTTTGCAGAACAAGAACTGGAAAAACTCATCAAAGAGCTCGCCGTGGATGACTGTGTGTTTGCCTACAGTGATGTAAAAAACCAGTATGTCATGAACATGTCATCACGGGTCAACGGCGCTGGCGCCAGTTTTTATCTGATCGGGCCCAAAGATACACAGATCAAGAGTACCAAACCGGTGATTTCCGTATGTGCAGTCCGGACCGGTTGCGGAAAGAGTCAGACATCCCGACGGGTTATCGAAATCCTGATGGAAAAAGGGCTGAAGGTGGTTGCGATTCGTCATCCCATGCCTTATGGCGATCTCGTTAAACAAAAGGTGATGCGATTTGCGAAGGTATCCGATCTGAAAAAGAACAACTGCACCGTGGAAGAAATGGAAGAGTATGAACCCCATGTCGTTCGCGGTAACGTAATTTATTCCGGTGTGGACTATGAGGCCATTATCCGCGCAGCTGAAAAAGATCCGGATGGGTGTGATGTAATCCTGTGGGACGGCGGCAACAATGACTTCCCGTTCTACCAGTCAGATCTGCATGTAACCGTAGTCGATCCTCACCGTCCGGGTCATGAGCTGACCTATTACCCGGGTACGGCAACATTAAGAATGTCCGATGTCGTAGTGATCAACAAGATCGACAGTGCCGATGCCGCCGATATTCAAACTGTGAGAAAGAATATTGCAGCCATAGCACCGAAAGCCGTAGTGATCGATGCAGCCTCTACACTGGATATCGATGATCCTTCAGTGGTCAAGGGCAAAAGGGTATTGGTCGTCGAAGACGGTCCTACCCTGACCCACGGCGAGATGAAGATCGGCGCCGGTACGGTGGCCGCTCTGAAATTTGGCGCAGCCGAGCTGGTAGACCCGCGTCCGTACACGGTCGGCAGATTGGCCGAGACCTTCAAGATTTATCCCAACATCGGTGCCCTGCTTCCGGCCATGGGCTATGGGGCAGAGCAGCTCAAGGATCTGGAAACCACCATCAACAACACCGAGTGCGATGCAGTGATAATCGGCACCCCGATTGATTTGAACCGGATTATCAAGATCAAAAAACCGAATACCCGGGTTTACTATAACCTGCAGGAAATCGGCCGACCGGATATGGCCGGTGTGCTGGAAGAATTCGTCAAGAAACAAAAATTGGTTTGA